One stretch of Tenacibaculum sp. MAR_2010_89 DNA includes these proteins:
- a CDS encoding M48 family metallopeptidase, which yields MMKKITYLLTGMFLFVAVNVVKAQASQECNIKYNLFKGNYVTKKYAEAKVDLEYLLTNCSKLSVNIYKLGAKIANRTNDHTLAKKIYEGRLVNFPNKGAAKAHSEYAKYLIKHKLASSDEVFLILEKAYKISPKEMSVKNIFRYFTGITEKYKDTDPQKVFDTYDDVIESVQEKLDDYNVKIAKLQAKEEAGTIDSKEKKRLKAYTINSGSLGKVEGGLDAMISEIATCERLIPIYKRDFDANKTNGVWLKRSVSRMYNKGCQTDPLFETLAKAYADATQSADAFNFIAGVLDNNGDKKGAAQMRKKAFDLETDPLKKARLKLREAQGARGSRARALAYEALKYNPNMGKAYLYIASLYQKSANSCGSDEFEKRMVYVAALNKALKAKRVDPGCGAGRYISSYKKLVPSKKLIFQKGVSSGMSHKIGCWIGETVRIP from the coding sequence GTTACTAAAAAATATGCTGAGGCTAAGGTAGATTTAGAATATTTACTTACTAACTGCTCTAAATTATCAGTTAATATCTACAAATTAGGAGCGAAAATAGCTAACAGGACTAATGATCATACTTTAGCTAAGAAAATTTATGAAGGTAGACTTGTTAATTTTCCTAATAAAGGAGCTGCAAAAGCGCATAGTGAGTATGCAAAGTATTTGATTAAGCATAAGTTAGCGTCTAGTGATGAGGTTTTTTTAATTTTAGAAAAGGCCTATAAAATTTCACCTAAAGAGATGAGTGTTAAAAATATCTTTAGATATTTTACAGGTATCACTGAAAAATATAAAGATACTGATCCTCAAAAAGTATTTGATACTTATGATGATGTAATTGAATCTGTTCAAGAAAAATTAGATGATTATAATGTTAAAATAGCTAAATTACAAGCTAAAGAAGAAGCAGGTACAATAGATAGTAAAGAAAAAAAGAGGTTAAAAGCTTATACAATAAATTCTGGATCATTAGGGAAAGTAGAAGGTGGTCTTGATGCTATGATTTCTGAAATAGCTACTTGTGAAAGATTAATACCTATTTACAAAAGAGATTTTGATGCAAATAAAACAAATGGAGTTTGGTTAAAAAGATCTGTGTCAAGAATGTATAATAAAGGGTGTCAGACTGATCCATTATTTGAAACATTAGCAAAAGCTTATGCTGATGCAACACAATCTGCTGACGCATTTAACTTTATTGCTGGAGTATTAGATAACAATGGAGATAAAAAAGGAGCTGCTCAAATGAGAAAGAAAGCTTTTGATTTAGAAACTGATCCATTGAAAAAAGCTAGATTAAAATTAAGAGAAGCACAAGGAGCTAGAGGCTCAAGAGCAAGAGCTTTGGCTTACGAAGCATTAAAGTATAATCCAAATATGGGTAAAGCATATTTATATATTGCTAGTTTATATCAAAAAAGTGCTAATTCTTGTGGAAGTGACGAGTTTGAAAAAAGAATGGTATATGTTGCAGCATTAAATAAGGCATTAAAAGCAAAAAGAGTTGATCCAGGATGTGGAGCTGGTAGATATATTTCTAGTTATAAAAAACTAGTACCATCTAAGAAGTTAATTTTTCAAAAAGGTGTATCTTCAGGGATGTCTCATAAAATAGGATGTTGGATAGGTGAAACTGTTCGTATACCATAA
- the lptC gene encoding LPS export ABC transporter periplasmic protein LptC: MKVIKYNIYKSIAIIGLIAMFFSCTNSKKEVQDFLADKNLPIAIGKDIYHVYKDSGRITSKLITPLLQDFTNRKEHPYNKFPKGIKIITIEKNGDSTTIIGDFALTYNKTRISEIRDNVVIINHADNSKLETNQLFWDQNEKYLFTEDGFRLTTETSIINGFGFESRQDLSKWVAKDITGEVETKDDDL; this comes from the coding sequence ATGAAAGTTATTAAATATAACATATATAAAAGCATTGCTATCATTGGGTTGATAGCAATGTTTTTTTCTTGTACTAATAGTAAAAAAGAAGTGCAAGATTTTTTAGCAGATAAAAATTTACCTATTGCCATTGGTAAGGATATTTACCATGTATATAAAGATTCTGGTAGAATTACTTCAAAATTAATTACACCATTATTACAAGATTTCACAAATAGGAAAGAACACCCCTACAATAAATTCCCTAAGGGAATCAAAATTATAACTATTGAAAAAAATGGTGACTCAACAACTATCATAGGTGATTTTGCGTTAACTTATAATAAAACAAGAATTTCTGAAATAAGAGATAATGTTGTAATTATAAATCATGCAGATAACTCTAAATTAGAAACCAATCAGCTTTTTTGGGATCAAAATGAAAAGTATTTGTTTACAGAAGATGGTTTTCGTTTAACTACAGAAACCAGTATTATTAATGGTTTTGGGTTTGAATCTAGACAAGATTTATCGAAATGGGTAGCAAAAGATATTACAGGAGAAGTAGAAACTAAAGACGACGATTTATAA
- a CDS encoding hemolysin family protein — protein sequence MQFDIIIILVSILLSAFFSGMEIAFVSANKLHIELEKKREGVLPKILAKITEKSSKFITTMLVGNNVALVIYSYFMGKLLMNWFQTFLPSDSIILSYILIDISLLTQTVISTIIILVTAEFLPKAIFRIYANEMLKVFAIPAYFFYLIFYIITWVITKISDFCLQVFFKTTENEKQTEFSKEELGNYISEQLDGGSNQEKIDSEIQIFQNALEFHKVKAREIMVPRTEIIAIDIHDSVVNLRELFIETGLSKVLVYKNSLDDILGYVNAFELFKKPRTIKSILLPVEFVPESMIINDVLNSLIKKRKSIAIVVDEYGGTSGIITVEDVVEELFGEIEDEHDNQELLEERISDNEYNFSARLEVDYLNEEYNLDIPKEEAYETLGGFIINHTENIPEQDEVLHTGKFQIKILKVSTSKIDVIHFKVLEKEE from the coding sequence ATGCAATTTGATATTATAATAATTTTAGTGTCAATTTTATTATCTGCTTTTTTTTCAGGTATGGAAATTGCATTTGTTTCCGCAAATAAATTACATATTGAATTAGAAAAAAAGAGAGAAGGAGTTTTACCTAAAATTCTGGCAAAAATAACTGAGAAATCTTCAAAGTTTATAACAACTATGTTGGTTGGTAATAATGTTGCTTTAGTTATTTATAGCTATTTTATGGGTAAGCTTTTAATGAATTGGTTTCAAACATTTTTACCTTCAGATAGTATTATACTAAGTTATATTTTAATAGACATTAGTTTGTTAACTCAAACAGTTATATCAACGATTATTATACTTGTTACCGCTGAGTTTTTACCAAAAGCTATTTTTAGAATCTATGCTAATGAAATGCTCAAAGTATTTGCTATACCGGCTTATTTTTTCTATTTAATTTTTTATATAATTACATGGGTAATTACTAAAATTTCTGATTTTTGTTTACAAGTTTTTTTTAAAACGACAGAAAATGAAAAGCAAACAGAATTTAGTAAAGAAGAGTTAGGTAATTATATATCTGAACAGTTAGATGGTGGGAGTAACCAAGAAAAAATTGATTCTGAAATCCAAATTTTTCAAAACGCTTTAGAGTTTCACAAAGTTAAAGCAAGAGAAATAATGGTGCCTCGAACTGAGATAATTGCTATAGATATACATGATTCGGTAGTGAATTTAAGAGAGTTGTTTATTGAAACAGGATTATCTAAGGTACTAGTATATAAAAATTCTTTAGATGATATTTTAGGGTATGTAAATGCTTTTGAATTGTTTAAAAAGCCTAGAACAATTAAATCAATACTATTACCTGTTGAGTTTGTACCTGAATCTATGATTATTAATGATGTTTTAAATTCATTAATAAAAAAAAGAAAAAGTATAGCTATTGTTGTTGATGAATATGGAGGTACCTCTGGAATAATAACAGTAGAAGATGTAGTCGAAGAATTATTTGGAGAGATTGAAGATGAACATGATAATCAAGAGCTTCTTGAAGAAAGAATAAGTGATAATGAATATAATTTTTCTGCAAGACTTGAAGTTGATTATTTAAATGAAGAGTATAATTTAGATATACCAAAAGAAGAGGCCTATGAAACTTTAGGTGGCTTTATAATTAATCATACCGAAAATATTCCTGAACAGGACGAGGTTTTACACACCGGTAAATTTCAAATTAAAATTTTAAAAGTTAGTACGTCAAAAATAGATGTGATTCATTTTAAAGTATTAGAGAAAGAAGAATAA